A region from the Fusarium musae strain F31 chromosome 1, whole genome shotgun sequence genome encodes:
- the MCR1 gene encoding NADH-cytochrome b5 reductase: MFARSAFRAAQPLRSVRRYATEAGGAGGSNALLYGAGAAAVGAAGYWYFSKGGAPSAAAAAAEVKQAVGVEPKKAFTGGDQGFVSLKLSEVELVNHNTKRLRFELPEPDQVSGLHVASAILTKYKGPEDEKATLRPYTPISDENEKGFIDLLVKKYPNGPMSTHLHNLVPGQRLDIKGPLPKYTWEENKHDHIALIAGGTGITPMYQLARAIFNNPNDKTKVTLVFGNVSEQDILLKKEFEHLENTFPQRFRAFYVLDNPPKEWVGNSGYISKELLKTVLPEPKNENIKLFVCGPPGLMNAISGNKVSPKNQGELTGALKELGYKEDQVYKF; this comes from the exons ATGTTCGCCCGATCTGCATTCCGCGCTGCTCAGCCTTTGAGG TCTGTTCGTCGATATGCCACCGAGGCTGGAGGTGCTGGAGGATCCAATGCTCTTCTCTACGGCGCTGGAGCTGCTGCCGTTGGAGCTGCTGGTTACTGGTACTTCAGCAAGGGCGGAGCTCCCTCTGCTGCggccgctgctgctgaggtgAAGCAGgccgttggtgttgagccaAAGAAGGCCTTCACCGGTGGTGACCAGGGTTTCGTTTCCCTCAAGCTTTCagaggttgagcttgtcaaccACAACACCAAGCGTCTACGCTTTGAGCTTCCCGAGCCCGATCAAGTCTCTGGTCTGCACGTTGCCAGCGCCATTCTTACAAAGTACAAGGgccctgaagatgagaaggctACTCTCCGACCCTACACCCCTATCAGCGATGAAA ATGAGAAGGGTTTCATCGACTTGCTCGTTAAGAAGTACCCCAATGGTCCTATGAGCACACATCTCCACAACCTTGTTCCCGGCCAGCGCCTCGACATCAAGGGTCCTCTGCCTAAGTACACCTGGGAGGAGAACAAGCACGACCACATTGCCCTTATTGCCGGTGGTACTGGCATCACCCCCATGTACCAGCTCGCTCGCGCTATTTTCAACAACCCCAACGACAAGACTAAGGTCACCCTTGTGTTCGGCAACGTCTCCGAGCAGGACATCCTTCTGAAGAAGGAGTTTGAGCACCTCGAGAACACATTTCCCCAACGTTTCCGTGCTTTCTACGTCCTCGACAACCCCCCCAAGGAGTGGGTCGGAAACAGTGGCTACATCTCCAAGGAGCTCCTCAAGACTGTTCTCCCTGAGCCCAAGAacgagaacatcaagctgTTTGTATGCGGCCCTCCCGGCCTCATGAACGCCATCTCCGGAAACAAGGTCAGCCCCAAGAACCAGGGTGAGCTGACCGGTGCCCTTAAGGAGCTTGGCTACAAGGAGGACCAAGTGTACAAGTTCTAA